In a single window of the Campylobacter iguaniorum genome:
- a CDS encoding glycosyltransferase has product MKKVIFLINSLEGGGAERVVSTILNNFVEKYECYLILMQDGIFYELDKRINILYLDRAESSLGLIKFLKLPILAYKLAMIIKKYKFEHIVSFLYRANYINVLSNLFTQHKTIINECSMPSMKCKNGDRFSGKINKFLIKLLYGKSDLCLSNSYVNMMDLKNNFNVNKIGYIYNPLNIDMIKKLSKSSIQTTKKRFTFVTVGRLIESKNHKLIIEAIKDFDVDLWIIGEGRLKLELQNFVESCGLNDKVYLLGGKENPFSYLSKADCFIFGSNYEGFPNVLIEALACELPIISTDCQSGPRELLAPNSDVNFYLKDKIELAKYGILTPIKNIEKMKEAIKLIMNDNKLRQSYKEKTRQRANDFRVEKNIKLYEEKIFAD; this is encoded by the coding sequence ATGAAAAAAGTAATTTTTTTAATAAATTCTTTAGAAGGCGGTGGAGCTGAAAGAGTAGTAAGTACAATTTTAAATAATTTTGTAGAAAAATATGAATGTTATTTGATATTGATGCAAGACGGTATATTTTATGAATTGGATAAAAGAATAAATATTCTTTATTTAGATAGAGCAGAAAGCAGTTTGGGGCTTATTAAATTTCTAAAATTACCTATTTTAGCTTATAAATTAGCAATGATTATAAAAAAATATAAATTTGAACATATAGTTAGTTTTTTGTATAGAGCAAACTATATAAATGTACTATCAAATTTATTTACTCAACATAAAACTATTATAAACGAATGTTCTATGCCATCTATGAAATGCAAAAATGGAGATAGATTTAGCGGCAAGATAAACAAATTTTTGATTAAACTACTATATGGGAAATCAGATTTGTGTTTATCAAATTCTTATGTAAATATGATGGATTTAAAAAATAATTTTAACGTAAATAAAATAGGATATATTTATAATCCACTCAATATAGATATGATTAAAAAATTATCAAAAAGCAGTATTCAAACTACTAAAAAAAGATTTACGTTTGTCACAGTCGGTAGATTGATTGAAAGCAAAAATCATAAATTGATTATTGAAGCTATAAAAGATTTCGACGTCGATCTGTGGATAATAGGAGAGGGTCGATTAAAATTAGAGCTTCAAAATTTTGTTGAGAGTTGTGGGCTAAATGATAAAGTGTATCTACTTGGTGGTAAAGAAAACCCTTTTAGCTATTTATCAAAGGCTGATTGTTTTATATTTGGCTCAAATTATGAAGGTTTTCCAAATGTTTTGATTGAAGCCTTGGCCTGTGAATTGCCTATTATTTCTACTGATTGTCAAAGTGGTCCAAGAGAACTTTTGGCGCCAAATAGTGATGTAAATTTTTATCTAAAAGATAAAATAGAATTAGCTAAATATGGTATTTTAACTCCTATAAAAAATATAGAGAAAATGAAAGAAGCTATAAAATTAATAATGAATGATAATAAATTAAGACAAAGTTATAAAGAAAAAACAAGACAAAGAGCAAATGATTTTAGAGTAGAAAAAAATATTAAATTATATGAAGAGAAAATATTTGCAGATTAA
- a CDS encoding UDP-N-acetylglucosamine 4,6-dehydratase translates to MILNLIGRTKELFASDINAHAKELKEIVSNSSFLVIGGAGSIGQAVTKEIFKRNPRKLHVVDISENNMVELVRDIRSSFGYIDGDFATFALDIGSVEYDAFIKSDGKYDYILNLSALKHVRSEKDPFTLMRLVQTNIFNTDKTLLQAIKNGATKYFCVSTDKAANPVNMMGASKRIMEMFAFRRSLDVSVSMARFANVAFSDGSLLHGFNERIKKVQPIVAPNDIKRYFVTPKESGELCLMSTIFGQNRDIFFPKLSSELNLITFSDIAIKYLESLGYEPYLCTSEDEARELAKTLPNKKIWPCLFTPSDTTGEKDFEEFYTDNETLDMDRFINLGVIKNEAKFDETKLNNFKNAINELKFSQIWSKEDILKEFLKLIPDFAHKETRKYLDAKM, encoded by the coding sequence ATGATACTAAATTTAATCGGTCGCACAAAAGAGCTTTTTGCCAGTGATATAAACGCCCACGCAAAAGAGCTAAAAGAAATAGTCTCAAACTCATCGTTTTTAGTCATCGGTGGAGCTGGGAGTATCGGACAAGCAGTCACTAAAGAAATCTTTAAACGAAACCCACGCAAACTCCATGTAGTGGATATTTCAGAAAACAATATGGTAGAGCTTGTAAGGGATATAAGAAGCAGTTTCGGCTACATAGATGGCGATTTTGCGACCTTTGCACTAGATATTGGAAGTGTGGAATATGACGCATTTATCAAAAGTGATGGCAAATATGACTATATTTTAAATTTATCCGCCCTAAAGCACGTAAGAAGCGAAAAAGATCCATTTACGCTTATGCGTTTAGTGCAAACCAACATTTTTAACACAGATAAAACACTTCTTCAAGCTATCAAAAACGGTGCTACAAAATACTTTTGCGTCAGTACTGACAAGGCGGCAAATCCAGTCAATATGATGGGTGCGAGCAAACGCATAATGGAGATGTTCGCCTTTAGGCGTTCGCTTGATGTGAGCGTGTCAATGGCGAGATTTGCCAACGTGGCATTTAGTGATGGAAGCTTGCTTCATGGCTTTAATGAACGTATCAAAAAAGTTCAGCCCATAGTGGCTCCAAACGATATAAAAAGATACTTTGTCACACCAAAAGAAAGTGGCGAGCTATGCTTGATGAGTACGATTTTCGGGCAAAATAGGGATATATTTTTCCCGAAGCTCTCAAGCGAGCTAAATTTAATCACATTTAGCGATATTGCTATCAAATACCTTGAAAGCTTGGGCTATGAGCCGTATCTTTGCACTAGCGAAGATGAGGCTAGAGAGCTTGCAAAAACTCTTCCAAATAAAAAAATCTGGCCTTGTCTATTTACTCCTAGTGATACGACTGGCGAGAAAGATTTTGAAGAGTTTTACACAGACAACGAAACGCTAGACATGGATAGATTTATAAATCTTGGCGTGATAAAAAACGAAGCTAAATTTGACGAAACAAAACTAAATAACTTTAAAAATGCTATAAATGAGCTAAAATTTAGCCAAATTTGGAGCAAAGAAGATATCTTAAAAGAGTTTTTAAAACTCATTCCAGACTTCGCCCACAAAGAAACAAGGAAGTATCTCGATGCAAAAATGTAA
- a CDS encoding LegC family aminotransferase has translation MQKCNMQSIVKFIKQTFKTDGFVALHEPKFIGNEKKYLNECIDSTFVSSVGKYVDEFERNLAKITGSKYAVATVNGTSALHVALKLMGVGVGDEVITQPLTFIATCNAISYLGARPVFIDVDLETLGMSDVALSEFLEQNCVVKDEKCFNKTTNKQIKACVPMHTFGHPCKIDKIAGICQNWHISLVEDAAESLGSFYKGKHTGTFGKISAFSFNGNKIVTSGGGGAIVTDDEELAKRAKSITTTAKVPHPYEYVHNEVGFNYRMPNLNAALLVAQLENLDKFLASKRELAGIYSEFFANLGIRFITEPSEAKSNYWLNAIFLDDLSDRNELLEFLSTNGVMSRPIWRLMNELEMFQNCQSGDLKNAKFLEQRVINLPSSVRL, from the coding sequence ATGCAAAAATGTAATATGCAAAGTATTGTTAAATTTATCAAACAAACCTTTAAAACTGATGGTTTTGTAGCACTTCATGAACCAAAATTTATAGGCAATGAAAAAAAATATTTAAACGAGTGTATAGATAGCACGTTTGTTTCAAGTGTAGGCAAATACGTGGATGAGTTTGAGCGAAATCTTGCCAAAATCACTGGCTCTAAATACGCAGTGGCCACAGTAAATGGCACTTCTGCTTTGCACGTGGCTTTGAAGCTTATGGGTGTTGGCGTGGGCGATGAGGTTATCACTCAGCCACTTACTTTTATCGCTACTTGCAACGCCATAAGCTACCTTGGAGCAAGACCAGTTTTTATTGATGTTGATCTTGAGACTCTTGGCATGAGTGACGTGGCTTTGAGCGAGTTTTTGGAGCAAAATTGCGTGGTTAAGGACGAAAAATGCTTCAATAAAACCACAAATAAACAGATAAAAGCTTGCGTGCCGATGCATACATTTGGTCATCCTTGCAAAATCGATAAGATAGCTGGTATTTGCCAAAATTGGCATATAAGCTTGGTCGAGGACGCAGCTGAAAGCCTTGGGAGTTTTTATAAAGGCAAACATACTGGGACGTTTGGTAAGATTTCTGCGTTTTCATTTAATGGCAACAAAATCGTCACAAGTGGCGGCGGCGGAGCTATCGTAACCGATGATGAAGAGCTAGCCAAAAGAGCCAAATCCATAACCACCACAGCCAAAGTCCCACACCCCTATGAATACGTCCATAATGAAGTTGGGTTTAACTACAGAATGCCAAATTTAAATGCAGCTTTGCTCGTAGCTCAGCTTGAGAATTTAGACAAATTTTTAGCTTCTAAAAGAGAATTAGCTGGGATTTATAGTGAGTTTTTTGCAAATTTGGGTATTAGGTTTATCACTGAGCCAAGTGAGGCAAAGTCAAATTACTGGTTAAATGCGATTTTTCTTGATGATTTGAGTGACAGGAACGAGCTTTTAGAGTTTTTGAGTACAAACGGTGTGATGAGTAGACCGATTTGGCGACTTATGAATGAGCTTGAAATGTTTCAAAACTGCCAAAGCGGAGATCTAAAAAATGCAAAGTTTTTGGAGCAAAGAGTGATAAATTTGCCAAGTAGCGTAAGGCTATAA
- a CDS encoding NeuD/PglB/VioB family sugar acetyltransferase: MRENIVLIGGGGHAKSVIDVLEMQGRFNIIGIIDSQNVGKMVLNYQIIGTDDDLKSIFKECKNAIISVGQIKSVETRIRLFELAKSIGFMLPTIISPLAYVSKHASLGEGTIIMHQALINAGAKVGKNCIINTKALIEHDAIVGDHCHISTASVVNGGVFVGEKTFFGSNSMAREYIEISQNSVIGGGLAVMR; encoded by the coding sequence ATGAGAGAAAATATCGTTTTAATAGGTGGTGGCGGACACGCTAAAAGCGTAATAGACGTGCTAGAAATGCAAGGCAGATTTAACATCATCGGCATAATCGACAGCCAAAACGTAGGCAAAATGGTGCTAAACTATCAAATAATCGGCACAGATGATGACCTAAAATCTATCTTTAAAGAGTGTAAAAACGCCATAATATCAGTCGGACAGATCAAATCTGTAGAGACTAGAATACGCCTTTTTGAGCTTGCTAAAAGCATTGGATTTATGCTTCCTACTATTATCTCTCCACTTGCTTATGTCTCAAAACATGCTAGTTTAGGTGAAGGCACAATCATCATGCACCAAGCACTCATAAACGCTGGAGCTAAAGTCGGCAAAAACTGCATTATAAATACAAAAGCCCTCATCGAACACGACGCCATAGTAGGCGATCACTGCCATATATCCACAGCAAGCGTGGTAAATGGCGGAGTGTTCGTGGGTGAAAAAACATTTTTTGGGAGTAATAGTATGGCAAGAGAGTATATAGAAATATCGCAAAATAGCGTGATAGGGGGGGGTCTCGCAGTTATGAGATAA
- a CDS encoding methionyl-tRNA formyltransferase: MIKRLKIGYFADGKWGHNAFDKLVSDNEIEIGFVCVRFDSNDETLYRLAKTYNIDYLKHKNINSKEFIQSVKKYNCDLFVSMSFNQIFKSEILNLPKFKTINCHAGKLPKYRGRNILNWVLINDEKEFGITVHYMDEGIDTGDIILQKTFCIKDDSTYETLLEVAYKECANILYEAICMFKKGAPKGIKQSGIGFYCSQRKVGDEILDWNQNSRDIFNFVRAICSPGPMARAFIAGKEMKINKVIELKKAVDYRCIVGAILHIDKDGFLVKTKDSFVKIVEFEFDGKIKIGDRFDIK, translated from the coding sequence ATGATAAAAAGACTGAAAATAGGTTATTTTGCTGATGGAAAATGGGGGCATAATGCGTTTGATAAGCTCGTAAGTGACAACGAGATTGAAATTGGGTTTGTTTGTGTTAGATTTGATAGTAATGACGAAACATTATATAGGCTTGCAAAAACTTATAATATTGATTATCTAAAACATAAAAATATAAATTCAAAAGAATTTATACAAAGCGTTAAAAAGTATAATTGCGACCTGTTTGTTTCGATGTCGTTTAATCAAATTTTTAAAAGTGAGATTTTAAATCTACCTAAATTTAAGACAATAAATTGTCATGCTGGAAAATTACCAAAATACCGTGGTAGAAATATTTTAAATTGGGTGTTAATTAATGATGAAAAGGAGTTTGGTATAACCGTACACTATATGGATGAAGGTATAGATACTGGTGACATTATCTTACAAAAAACTTTTTGCATAAAAGATGATAGCACGTACGAAACGCTTTTAGAAGTAGCCTATAAGGAGTGTGCAAATATACTTTATGAAGCTATTTGTATGTTTAAAAAAGGCGCTCCAAAAGGTATTAAACAAAGCGGGATTGGATTTTATTGTTCTCAAAGAAAAGTTGGAGATGAGATTTTGGATTGGAATCAAAACTCACGTGATATTTTTAATTTTGTCCGTGCGATTTGTAGTCCTGGACCTATGGCAAGAGCTTTTATTGCTGGTAAAGAGATGAAGATAAATAAAGTAATAGAGCTTAAAAAGGCAGTGGATTACAGGTGCATTGTGGGTGCGATTTTGCATATAGACAAAGATGGGTTTTTAGTAAAAACCAAAGATAGTTTTGTTAAAATAGTTGAATTTGAGTTTGATGGTAAAATAAAAATTGGAGATAGATTTGATATTAAATAA
- the neuB gene encoding N-acetylneuraminate synthase yields MLNKVFIIAEAGVNHNGSLELAKKLIDVASDAGADAVKFQTFKAVNLVSKNADKAQYQKQTTDKNETQFEMIKKLELDKNAHAELISYAKSKNIMFLSTPFDHDSINLLAEFGLEIFKIPSGEITNLPYLRHIGSLGKSVILSTGMANLGEIENALEILTQNGTKKENITVLHANTQYPTPFCDVNLKAMITIGRAFDVKFGYSDHTSGIEVPIAAVALGATVIEKHFTLDKTMQGPDHKASLEPSELKNMVKAIRNIELALGSSIKKPSPSESQNINIARKSIVAKCEIKKGEIFSESNLAIKRPGNGISPMRWDEIIGQIATKNYKEDELI; encoded by the coding sequence ATATTAAATAAAGTCTTTATAATAGCAGAAGCTGGGGTCAATCATAATGGCAGCTTGGAACTGGCTAAAAAGCTTATAGACGTAGCAAGCGATGCTGGAGCTGACGCGGTTAAATTCCAGACATTTAAAGCAGTAAATTTGGTATCAAAAAACGCTGATAAAGCCCAATATCAAAAGCAAACTACGGATAAAAATGAAACTCAGTTTGAGATGATAAAAAAGCTTGAGCTAGATAAAAACGCCCACGCTGAGCTGATAAGCTACGCTAAAAGCAAAAATATAATGTTTTTATCCACGCCATTTGATCATGATAGCATAAATTTATTAGCTGAATTTGGGCTTGAAATATTCAAAATCCCAAGTGGCGAGATAACGAATTTGCCATATCTTAGGCATATAGGAAGTCTTGGGAAAAGCGTAATTTTAAGCACTGGAATGGCAAATTTGGGTGAGATTGAAAATGCGTTAGAAATCCTCACTCAAAACGGCACAAAAAAAGAAAATATAACTGTTTTACACGCAAATACTCAGTATCCAACGCCATTTTGCGATGTAAATTTAAAAGCCATGATTACGATAGGCAGGGCTTTTGATGTCAAATTTGGCTATAGCGATCACACTTCTGGCATAGAAGTCCCGATCGCCGCAGTTGCTTTAGGCGCGACAGTCATTGAGAAACACTTCACACTTGATAAAACTATGCAAGGACCAGACCATAAAGCAAGCCTTGAGCCAAGCGAGCTAAAAAATATGGTAAAAGCTATAAGGAATATAGAGCTAGCCTTAGGAAGCAGTATCAAAAAACCAAGCCCAAGCGAGAGCCAAAATATAAATATAGCTAGAAAATCAATAGTCGCAAAATGCGAAATCAAAAAAGGCGAGATTTTTAGCGAATCAAATTTAGCTATCAAACGCCCAGGAAATGGCATAAGCCCAATGAGGTGGGATGAAATAATAGGACAGATCGCCACTAAAAACTACAAAGAAGATGAGTTAATATGA
- the neuC gene encoding UDP-N-acetylglucosamine 2-epimerase, giving the protein MRKICVVTGTRAEYGLLYWLMKEIENELNLQLQVVVTGTHLSPEFGLTYKEIQKDFKIDKKVEMLLSSDTSVGITKSMGLAMIGFGEVFDELKPDIIVVLGDRYEIFCAASAAMISRIPIAHLHGGEATEGLIDEAIRHSITKMSHLHFVATDEYARRVIQLGEEPSRVFNVGGMGIENIKRLNLLSKDEFEKSINFKLNQKNLLVTFHPVTLEKESAKEQFNELLNALDELKDTNIIFTKANADTGGKIINEMIDEYVAKNSNKSISFASLGQLRYLSALKYVDMVVGNSSSGLSEAPSFKIATINIGDRQKGRIKASSVIDCEPYKLSIQNAIKQAYTKEFRQILKNTTNPYGNGNASKKIIEVLKKVNLDNILKKKFWDIGVD; this is encoded by the coding sequence ATGAGAAAAATTTGTGTAGTCACGGGCACACGTGCAGAGTATGGCTTACTCTACTGGCTTATGAAAGAGATAGAAAATGAGCTAAATTTGCAGCTCCAAGTAGTCGTTACTGGTACGCATTTGAGTCCTGAGTTTGGTCTGACTTACAAAGAAATCCAAAAAGACTTTAAAATAGATAAAAAAGTAGAGATGCTACTATCAAGCGATACATCAGTTGGCATCACAAAATCAATGGGTTTAGCCATGATAGGATTTGGCGAGGTATTTGATGAGCTAAAGCCTGATATAATAGTAGTTTTGGGTGATAGATATGAGATATTTTGTGCTGCTAGTGCGGCGATGATATCGAGAATCCCAATAGCTCATTTACATGGTGGCGAAGCCACAGAGGGCTTAATCGATGAAGCCATTCGCCACTCCATAACCAAAATGAGCCATCTACATTTTGTGGCTACAGATGAGTATGCAAGGCGTGTTATCCAGCTAGGAGAAGAGCCAAGTAGAGTATTTAACGTAGGTGGAATGGGTATAGAAAATATAAAAAGACTAAATTTACTCTCAAAAGATGAGTTTGAAAAATCTATAAATTTTAAATTAAATCAAAAAAATTTGCTAGTCACATTTCATCCAGTTACATTGGAAAAAGAATCGGCAAAAGAACAATTTAACGAGCTTTTAAACGCACTTGATGAGCTAAAAGATACAAATATAATTTTCACAAAAGCCAACGCTGACACTGGTGGAAAAATTATAAACGAAATGATAGATGAATACGTAGCTAAAAACTCAAACAAATCAATATCTTTTGCCTCTTTAGGACAGCTTAGATACTTAAGTGCGTTAAAATACGTGGATATGGTAGTAGGAAATAGCTCAAGTGGATTAAGTGAAGCTCCAAGTTTTAAAATAGCTACTATAAATATAGGAGATCGCCAAAAAGGTCGCATAAAAGCAAGTAGTGTAATAGACTGCGAGCCTTATAAGCTAAGCATACAAAATGCAATAAAACAAGCCTACACAAAAGAATTCAGACAAATACTAAAAAACACAACCAATCCTTATGGCAATGGAAATGCTAGTAAAAAGATTATAGAAGTATTAAAAAAGGTAAATTTGGATAATATTCTAAAAAAGAAATTTTGGGATATAGGGGTGGATTAG
- a CDS encoding formyltransferase family protein, translating into MKIVFIGAVQFSKSALEKLVDIGANIVGVCTKENSKFNSDFADLTPLCKANKIPYKYVNDINSNENIEWIKSLEPDIVFCFGWSSLIKKELLNLCPIIGYHPAQLPQNRGRHPLIWALALGLKQSASTFFFMDEGADSGDILSQQSFKISYHDTAQTLYDKVSQIALKQISKFTKQISKLYLDNLRNGGGYGDSFKNTLLAISVKQYGLASNTWRKRDKNDGLIDFRMTSYAIYNLVRALSRPYVGAEFIYKEQSFKVWKSKEVTVNLPNIEAGKVLKVDENGILVKTYDNAILLIEHECSILPRIGEYL; encoded by the coding sequence GTGAAAATAGTATTTATCGGTGCAGTGCAATTTTCAAAATCTGCTTTAGAAAAACTTGTGGATATAGGTGCAAACATAGTTGGAGTCTGCACAAAAGAAAATAGTAAGTTTAATAGTGATTTTGCCGATCTTACTCCTTTATGCAAAGCAAATAAAATACCATATAAATACGTTAATGATATCAATTCAAATGAAAATATAGAATGGATCAAATCTTTAGAGCCAGATATTGTTTTTTGTTTTGGATGGTCTAGCCTTATTAAAAAAGAACTTCTAAATTTATGCCCTATTATAGGTTATCATCCTGCACAATTACCGCAAAATCGTGGTCGCCACCCTCTTATTTGGGCTTTAGCTCTTGGGCTTAAACAGAGTGCATCTACATTCTTTTTTATGGATGAAGGAGCTGATAGTGGAGATATATTATCACAACAGAGTTTTAAAATCTCATATCATGATACAGCACAAACTTTATACGATAAAGTAAGCCAAATAGCCTTAAAACAGATATCTAAATTTACAAAGCAAATCTCTAAGCTTTACTTAGACAATTTACGAAATGGGGGGGGGTATGGCGACTCTTTTAAAAATACCTTGCTTGCAATTTCTGTCAAACAATATGGCTTGGCAAGTAATACTTGGCGAAAGAGAGATAAAAATGATGGTTTGATAGATTTTAGAATGACTAGTTATGCTATTTATAATCTAGTTAGAGCATTAAGCAGACCGTATGTTGGAGCAGAATTTATCTATAAAGAACAAAGTTTTAAAGTATGGAAATCCAAAGAAGTCACTGTAAATTTACCAAATATTGAAGCTGGTAAAGTATTAAAAGTAGATGAGAACGGTATTTTGGTTAAAACTTATGATAATGCTATACTTTTAATAGAACATGAATGTTCTATATTGCCTCGGATAGGAGAATATCTATAG
- a CDS encoding AMP-binding protein, with protein sequence MSILEYISDIPSNRVAFVSKYEEFSYKNLKELFVKNKKTIDNLKNSCIAINSVSRFEFAKLLCILDGNVKRIAFFSNNLDKNLLKKYYKQLHINYDVFLDNDIIQLNIIDENTDIELKEIKNTQWVIPTSGTTNQPKLVAHTFESLSRTTKTNTEIGSKYIWGLTFDIYRFSGIQVLLQSILGGSTIIIPESNYSMKDIINLFINNSCNIISATPSFWRKVLMTKESNNLKLRRATLGGEISDQSILEALKIKFKNIKITHIYASTEVGVGFVVTDGFAGFPYSYIKDGIENINMKISNDSVLFIKPKEKLQEYISNNSMYDDNGFIDTGDLVTIQNDRVLFLGRKSGSINVGGNKVQPEEVEIKLLASNLISNAFVYAKKSTIMGYLVCADVIPINNNLDKNELKKKLLSYCRKNLDGFKIPAIVNIVDDLEITQNGKLRRN encoded by the coding sequence ATGAGTATTTTAGAATATATATCTGATATTCCATCTAATAGAGTTGCTTTTGTTTCAAAATATGAAGAGTTTTCTTATAAAAATTTAAAAGAATTATTTGTAAAAAATAAAAAGACAATTGATAATTTAAAAAATTCTTGTATTGCCATAAATTCTGTAAGTAGATTCGAATTTGCTAAGTTGCTTTGTATTTTGGATGGAAATGTAAAACGCATAGCTTTTTTTTCTAATAATCTAGATAAAAATTTACTTAAAAAATATTATAAGCAATTGCATATTAATTATGATGTATTTTTAGATAATGATATTATACAATTAAATATTATAGACGAAAATACAGATATTGAGCTAAAAGAGATAAAAAATACCCAATGGGTTATTCCTACATCTGGGACCACAAATCAACCAAAATTAGTAGCACATACATTTGAAAGCCTTTCTAGGACAACTAAAACAAATACTGAAATTGGTTCAAAATATATTTGGGGATTAACATTTGACATTTATAGATTTTCTGGTATTCAAGTCCTTTTGCAATCAATACTCGGTGGTTCGACTATAATAATACCAGAATCAAATTATTCTATGAAAGATATCATAAATTTATTTATAAATAATTCTTGTAACATAATATCTGCCACTCCATCTTTTTGGAGAAAGGTTTTAATGACAAAAGAATCAAATAATTTAAAGCTAAGAAGGGCAACTTTAGGAGGAGAGATATCTGACCAATCAATATTGGAAGCTCTTAAAATTAAATTTAAAAATATAAAAATAACGCATATATATGCTTCTACAGAAGTAGGTGTTGGATTCGTAGTTACAGATGGTTTTGCTGGATTTCCATATTCATATATAAAGGATGGAATAGAAAATATTAATATGAAAATTAGTAATGATTCTGTGTTGTTTATTAAGCCAAAAGAAAAATTACAAGAATATATCTCAAACAATTCTATGTATGATGATAATGGGTTTATAGATACAGGTGATTTGGTAACAATACAAAATGATAGAGTTTTATTTTTAGGTAGAAAATCAGGTTCTATCAATGTTGGTGGCAATAAAGTGCAACCAGAAGAAGTTGAAATAAAACTATTAGCTTCTAATTTGATATCAAATGCTTTTGTATATGCTAAAAAAAGTACAATTATGGGTTATTTGGTTTGTGCAGATGTTATACCAATAAATAATAATTTAGATAAAAATGAACTGAAGAAAAAACTACTATCTTATTGTCGTAAAAATTTAGATGGCTTTAAAATACCTGCTATTGTAAATATAGTAGATGATTTAGAGATTACACAAAATGGAAAGTTGAGAAGGAATTAG
- a CDS encoding SDR family NAD(P)-dependent oxidoreductase, translated as MDLIIVTGSSKGLGFSICKRLLESNYMVVGIARTKSEEFLNLQKAYPKELFYKEYDFNNTANIQLLVREITKEYGNIYGLINNAALGYDGILGTMHESQISELIRVNIEAPIILTKYVSRSMIMKFRGRIINIGSIIGNTGFNGLSVYGATKASMQGFTRSLARELGKANITVNTIAPGYMQTAMTSKLQGQKLESIKRRSPLGHLVTVDDVAGSVLFLLSDDAKNITGTIITVDAGSVS; from the coding sequence ATGGATTTAATAATAGTAACAGGTTCATCTAAGGGTTTGGGTTTTTCTATTTGTAAAAGATTATTGGAATCTAATTATATGGTGGTTGGAATAGCAAGAACTAAAAGTGAAGAATTTTTAAATTTGCAAAAAGCTTATCCTAAAGAGCTATTTTATAAAGAATATGATTTTAATAATACGGCAAATATACAGTTGCTTGTAAGAGAAATAACTAAAGAATATGGGAATATTTACGGACTGATAAATAATGCAGCATTGGGATATGATGGTATTTTAGGAACGATGCATGAAAGCCAAATATCGGAGCTTATAAGGGTAAATATTGAAGCGCCAATTATTCTTACAAAATACGTGAGTCGTTCTATGATTATGAAATTTAGAGGGAGGATTATCAATATTGGATCCATTATAGGGAATACTGGATTTAATGGATTATCTGTTTATGGAGCTACAAAAGCTTCAATGCAAGGATTTACAAGATCATTAGCTAGGGAATTAGGTAAAGCAAATATTACCGTGAATACTATAGCTCCAGGATATATGCAAACTGCAATGACAAGTAAACTTCAAGGTCAGAAGTTAGAAAGTATTAAAAGAAGATCTCCATTAGGACACCTTGTTACGGTTGATGATGTGGCTGGATCGGTGCTATTTTTGTTATCAGATGATGCTAAAAATATTACAGGAACCATAATTACAGTAGATGCCGGAAGTGTATCATGA